A window of Diospyros lotus cultivar Yz01 chromosome 14, ASM1463336v1, whole genome shotgun sequence contains these coding sequences:
- the LOC127790416 gene encoding 3'-5' exonuclease-like — MMLANVVRCESSDDDQQLYNVFVDDDRIITTVTHSPGSVNSWISEIERIHRRRLHKLIVGLDIEWRPHSRYHQNPAATLQLCVGRRCLIFQLIHAPYIPQSLVDFLGNSSYTFVGVGIDGDVGKLSRDYGLEVERTFELRDLAADEYDMPGLQNAGLKTLSSVVLGISVEKPREITMSRWDYRQLSLEQVRYASSDAFLSFEIGRVLSD, encoded by the coding sequence ATGATGCTTGCCAACGTTGTGAGATGTGAGTCGTCGGACGACGACCAGCAACTCTACAACGTCTTCGTCGATGACGACCGGATCATCACGACAGTCACCCATTCGCCGGGTTCCGTCAACTCTTGGATATCCGAAATCGAGCGCATCCACCGCCGCCGCCTCCACAAGCTCATTGTTGGACTCGACATCGAGTGGCGGCCACACAGCCGCTACCACCAGAACCCAGCCGCCACGCTCCAATTGTGCGTCGGCCGCCGCTGCCTCATCTTCCAACTCATCCACGCCCCGTACATCCCCCAGTCCCTCGTGGACTTCCTCGGCAACTCTAGTTACACCTTCGTCGGTGTCGGAATCGACGGAGACGTCGGTAAGTTGAGCAGGGATTACGGTTTGGAGGTGGAGAGAACCTTTGAACTCCGCGACTTGGCGGCGGATGAGTACGATATGCCGGGGCTTCAAAACGCGGGGTTGAAGACTTTGTCCTCGGTGGTGCTCGGAATATCGGTTGAAAAGCCAAGGGAGATTACGATGAGTCGGTGGGACTATCGGCAGCTTTCCCTTGAACAGGTACGGTATGCAAGCTCCGATGCCTTCCTTTCCTTTGAGATTGGAAGGGTCTTGAGTgattaa